The Tautonia plasticadhaerens nucleotide sequence CGGCCGATGCCGAGCCGAGCCCTCCGCCCTCGTCAGAAACGACGATCAATGCGGAACCCCCTTCCCGGATCGACCTCAGCAGGAGGTCCGCAACCCGTTCACCTTCGGCCGGGATCCGAGACGAGAAGACGACGCCCAATCGGGCCGACTCCCGTCGGGCGGCCTCCTCCCAGATCTCGTGCCGGGGATCCGACTCCGATGGCAGGATCATCGTGATTCGTCTCGCCCCGACCGACGCCGCCGGGGGGCCCACCAGGTCGGCCAGCGACGCGACCTCCTGATCTCCGCCGGGGGCCTTCTCTGCCGGACCCGACTCGCCACAACCGACGAGCAACATCAGCGAAATCGCCAGCCCGGCGGGGATCGTCACGACGGATCGGGTCATCGGTGTCCGCGCCTCCGACAGGCTGGGTTCGGGCGACCCACCGGTGACTGCCGGTCGGGGGCACCTTCGTCCCGGACCCGGTGGCGGGCCGCCTGGGTGGGCCGATTATACGGCGAATCCCCGGACCCCGTCGCGGTCGTCATGGGTCAACCGCGGGTCGCCACGATCAGGATGAGGAGCCCGGCCAGCCAGAGGATCAGGCTCAGGCCGACCGTCGCCAACAGCCGCATCAGGCCCCGTCGGCCGATCCTCGGGTTGGAGCGGGTGAGGATCGACCGGGGGATCGGGTCGAGGACCCGGTCGACGACGACGAAGGCCGGGACGAGCATCATCACGAACAGCAAGAAGAAGGCACCGATCGAGGCCGTCGTCACGATCGATCGCAGGACCCCCAGGATCACCCCGACCGCGGCCACCGCCGCCATGATCGATCCGATCCGGAACTGCCTCGAACCGGGCCGGAAGACTTCGGGACGCTCGAACGGGGTGTCCGGCAGCTCGGAGACGAGCCACCAGAGCAACCCCTGCACGGCCAGCGCGTGTCCGATCCTCCCTCCCCGGATCAGCCGGGGGATTTCCCGGACCGGGACGAGCTCCACGCGCAACTCCTCTCCCGCGTCGCATTCGGGCTCGGCCACCCGACGGACGTCGGTGATCATGATGGTCGTGATCCGGGAGGTCAGGAGCGAGGGGCAGGACCAGACGGTCCCGATCAGGACCGGCTCATTCCCCGCGTAACCGGTTTCTTCCAGCAATTCGCGGGCGCCGGCCTCCATCGGGTCCTCGCCGGGGTCGAGCAGGCCCCCGGGTGTCTCCAGGCTGTCCTGCGCCGAACCGGCCCGGAACTGCTCGACCAGGAGGATTCGGCGGTCGGGAGTCAGGGCGATCACGTTGACCGCGTCGGCCAGGTGGATGACGTAATAGTCGTGAGATTCGCCCGACGACCGTGACCGATAACGCTCCCGCCTCAGGCGAAACAGCCAGTTCTCCTCGATCGAGGTGTCTCCCTCCGGCTCCCGGGCCCAGGACGCGGGCCGCTGGGATCGTGCCGAGGGGGGCGGGGAAGGGTCTGGCAAAGGAGGCATGGTCGGGTCCCATCGGGTGAGAGGGACACGATCGCCCATCCGAGGCGGACTGGCAAGGGAGCGGCTCAGGCCAGCAGCACCCCGTCGATGAGCGCGGCGACCCCGTCGTCCTCGAAACCGGGGGCGACCAGGTCGGCCGCCTCGCGGACGACCTCCGGGGCTTGCCCCATCGCCACGCCGAGCCCGGCCCCCCGGATCATGGGCAGGTCGTTCACGTCGTCCCCGACGGCGACGATCTGATCCGGCCCGATCCCCCAACGCTCCGCCAGGTGTAACACGGCCGACCACTTGCTCGCCTCGGTATCGAGCACCTCGCACATCACCCCCCGATAGGCCGAGGTGTGCAGGACGAAGGTCCGCAGGCGCCCGGGGGCAGCGAGCAGCAGCAACGCCTCGATTTCCAGCATCGCGTCCCGTTCCCCGACGGCGAACAGGTGGAAGTGCGAGCCCCGTTCCGGCCGGTCCATCCAGTCCGGATCGACCAGGGCGTATTGCCCGTTCCGCTCCACGTAGTCGTCGAACAGGTGCCGGCCGGTGGGACGAGCGGGGATGAGGAAGTCGGGGGGCGTTTCCTCGTGGTCGACGATCGAGACGGCCGGCTCGCCCCGTGAGCGGAGCACGTCGAGCACGGCGACCATCAGCTCACCCCCGAGGTCGGCCCGCCACAGCGTCCGGTGGGTGCCCGGGTCCTTGACCAGCGCCCCCGAGTTGCACACCAACGGCGCGTCCAGGCCGAGTTGACGGGCCACCGGTCGAGCCCTCCGGTAGCGTCTCCCCGTGCAGAGGACCGGCCGGATTCCCGCCGCCGACGCCCGGGCGACCGCCGCCGCGGTGGCCGGACGCACCAGGCCGTCCCGGCCGATCAGCGTCCCATCCACGTCGAGCGCGAGCAGCTTATACGAGGGCATTCCTGACTCTACTCTCGGATCGTTCGTCGAGCGTCCGGGGACCCACATGGTAGGCGGACCGCCCCCGCTCGGCAATCAAGCCCGGCGCCCCGTCTCCCCCGGTCTCCCGATGCGATAGAATGGGCCCGACGCGATCGAGACCCGTCGGCCGAACCGCCGGAGCCCCGCCATGACCCCCGCGATCCTTCTGCTGGCGACCCTGCCCAGCGCGTCCATACCCGTGCAGGATCCCGGCCTCTTCGACCGGGAGAACCTCGTCGCCTGGTGCATCGTCCCGTTCGACGCCTCCCATCGAGGCCCCCGGGAGCGGGCCGAGATGCTGCAACGGCTCGGGATTCGGCGACTCGCCTACGACTGGAGGGCGGAACACCTGCCAAGCTTCGACGAGGAGCTGGATGCCCTGCAGCGGCACGGGATCGAGCTGACGGCACTCTGGTTCCCGACCTCCCTCGACGAGGACGCGCGATTCCTGCTCGACCGGCTCTCCGCCCGTGGCCTGACGCCCCAGCTCTGGGTCACCGGTGGTGGCGCCCCGACCCCCTCACCGGAGGAGCGGTCGGCCCGGGTCGCCGAGGAGGCGGCCCGCATCCGTCCGATCGCCGAGGCCGCCGCGAAGATCGGCAGCGAGGTCGCGCTTTACAACCACGGCGGCTGGTTCGGCGAGCCCGAGAACCAGGTCGCCGTCATCGAGGCCCTCGGGATGCCCAACGTCGGCCTCGTCTACAACCTCCACCACGGCCACTCCCACCTCGACCGGTTCCCCGAGTTGCTCGAATTCATGAAGCCCCGCCTGCTCGCCCTGAACCTCAATGGCATGGATCCGGGCGGCGAGGCCGAGGGACGTAAGATCCTGGTCATCGGCCAGGGCGAGGAGGACGCCCGGCTCCTCCGGGTAATCCGGGAGAGCGGCTGGCACGGCCCCGTCGGCATCCTCGACCACGTCCCCGAGGCCGACGCCGAGACCCAGCTCAGGGCGAACCTCGACGGCCTTCGGCGGACGCTCGGTCCTCCGTCCCCTTGACGAAATCCCTCACCAATCCTTACGTTGGATCGATCCGCCGAGGAGCCGTTCCCACCCCCTCGCCCGGCCCTGTCCCTCCCGAACCGACCCTCTCCAAGACGCGATCGCCGATGAGTTCCACCCCGCCGATCAAAGGCACGTTCAATTTCGTCAGCCTCGGCTGCCCGAAGAACACCGTCGATTCCGAGCGGATGCTCGGCCTGCTGGCCCAGGATGGCTATGTGCCGGTCCAGAACCCCGACGGGGCGGATCTGGTCATCGTCAACACCTGCGGCTTCATCGACGCCGCCCGCGACGAGAGCCTCTCCGTCATCCGGGAGATGATCGACCGCAAGCGGGCCGGGCAGATCCGGGGCGTGGTCGTCGCCGGATGCCTGGCCGAGCGGCAAAAGGATCTGCTGCTCGAGGAGGTCCCCGAGGTCGACCAGGTCATCGGCGTGTTCGGCAGGGAGGAAGTCGTCAGGGCGGCCGACCGCATCCTCGGCGGTTTGGACGAGCAGCGCACCATCTTCAACCCCGCACCGATCCGGGCCCTTGAGGACACGGCCCGCCTCCGAATCACCCCCCGGCACCTCGCCTACCTGAAGGTCTCCGAGGGGTGCAGCCGCTTCTGCACCTTCTGCGCGATCCCCTACATGAGGGGGAAGCACGTCACCAAGTCGATCGAGTCGGTCGTCGCCGAGGCCCGGGAGCTGGCCGCCGACGGCGTCGTCGAGCTGAATCTCGTCGCCCAGGACATGACCTATTACGGCGTCGACCTCTACGGCCGCCCCCGGCTGGCCGAGCTGCTCCGGGAGCTGGATCGCGTCGACGGGATCCGCTGGATTCGCATCCTCTACAACTACCCGAACTACTTCACCGACGAGCTGTACGAGGCGCTCTCCGGCTGCGAGAAGGTCATCCCGTATCTCGACATGCCGCTCCAGCATATCAACGATCGCCTCCTCAAGATGATGAACCGGCGCCACACCCGGGCCGAGACGGAGGAGATCATCCGACGGCTCCGCCGGGCGATGCCGGGGCTCGTGCTCCGCACGACGTTCATCGTCGGCTTCCCCGGCGAGACGGAAGCGGAATTCGAGGAACTCCTCGATTACGTCAAGGAGACGAGGTTCGAGCGGCTCGGCGTCTTCCCCTACTCGTTCGAGCCCGACACCCCCGCCGCCAAGCTCCCGGGCCACATCGACGAGGACGTCCGAACGGAGCGTCGGGACCGCGTGATGGAGGCGCAACAACCGATCGCCTTCGGGTTCAACGCCTCGCTCGTCGGCCGAACGGTCGAGGTCCTGATCGACGCCCCGGCGCCGGCGGAGCTGGGGCCGGGGGTCTGGGCCGGTCGATCCCACGCGGACGCCCCGGACGTCGACGGGCTCGTCTTCGTCCGGGACCGCGACCTCAGGCCGGGGGATCTCGTGCCGTGCGAGATCCTCTCCTCCGAGGGGTATGACTTGACGGCCCGGCCGGTGAAGGGGGTTTCCCCGAGGCGGAGGATCCGCGCTAGGCCGAAGCCCAGGAAGGCCCCGCCTGCCTCCCCGTTCACGATCTTGCCTGGCTGATCGGTCATCTCGAGGCCCGGGGTTTGCTTCTCCCGGTTCCCGATCGACCGAGGGCGTCGGCCTGCGGGCCGGGCCGACCGTTCCGCGACACCGAGGAGGGGCTCGTCATGAGCGTCGAGGCCGGTCCGAGCACGGCGAAGAAGACGGTGGGGATCGTCAACATCCCGAACGCCCTGAGCGTGGCCCGGCTGTTCCTCGGGGCGGCGGCCCTCTGGCTGATCGAGGCCGATCGGTACGGATGGGCGCTCGTCGTCTTCCTGATCGCCGCGATCACCGACACGCTCGACGGCTACGTCGCCCGACTGCTCGACCAGGCGACCGCCTTCGGCCGGCAGCTCGACCCGATGATCGACAAGCTGCTGATCGCCTCCGTCCTAATCTTCCTGGTCGCCGAGCCGGAGTCCGGGGTCTCGGCCTGGATGGCCTCGGTGATCGTGATCCGAGAGCTGGTGATCCAGTGGCTCCGGAGCATGATGGAGGGCAGGGGGGTGGCCTTCGGTTCGAAATGGGCAGGCAAGATGAAGACCGTGCTCCAATGCGCCGCGATCGTCGCCTCACTGCTCGCCCTGTCGCTGGGGACCGGGGCGCCGGGTTGGGTGTCGATCGCCCGGGATGGACTGCTCTGGGCGGCCGTGCTGCTGACGATCTATAGTGGGATCGAGTACTTCGTGGCGGCGGCTCCCCGGCTCCGAGAGGGCCGTCCTGCGTCCTGATCGGCCGCCGGAGCGAACCGGCCACCCCCCCCGAGTCGACCCGCCCCATGAGCCCGACCGAAGCCCTGACCCTGGCCGTCCTCCAGGGGCTGACGGAATTCCTGCCGGTCTCCAGCAGTGGCCACCTCGCCATCGCCTCCGCGCTCTTCCGATCGATCGGCGCCGTGGAGTCCGGGCCCGACGGCCTGTTCTTCGCCGTGATGCTCCATGTCGGGACGCTCGCGGCCATCCTGGTCTACTACCGACGCGACGCCCGGGCGGATGCCCGGCAGCTGATCTCGGGGGGCCCCGGCCGGTCGAAGGTCGTCCGTAACGGGTTCCTCGCGGTCGTGGCGACCCTCCCGGCGGTCGTCGTGGGGCTCACGCTGAAGGACTCGGTCGACGAGGCATTCCAGAGCGTCCTCGTCCCGGGCTACTCCTTCCTCATCACCGCGGCCCTCCTCTTGGCGACCTCCCGGATCGGGGAGGGGACCAAGGGCCCCTCGCAGACGACCTGGAGGGACGCCCTGCTGGTCGGCCTGGCACAAGCCGTCGCGATCACGCCCGGGATCAGCCGGAGCGGCTCGACGATCGCCGCGGGCCTCGCCCTCGGCTTCTCCCGGTCCTGGGCCGTCGGCTTCAGCCTGCTGATGGCCGTCCCGGCGATCCTCGGCGCGGCCGTCCTGGAGGTCAGGGATCTCGACGGACGATCCCTCACCCCGGTGGCCATCGCCCTGACCGCCGCCTCGACGGCCCTCTCGGGCCTGGTCGGGTACGGGGCGATCGTCTGGCTGGTGCGGATTGTCCGATCGGGTCGCCTCTGGTATTTTTCTGTATACCTGGTGTTGCTCTCGGCCGCGGTGCTCGGCACCTCGAGCCTGGGCGTTTGGTCAGGATCGGGGACGGAATCGGGGGGGACGACCGTTGGGCAAGGCCGCCGATCGGAGACTCTGGACGGGCCCCCCGGGGTCGAGCTGGATCGATCGGGCGAGATCGGACCGGGGCGGGGCGACCTGGATCACGGCGACGCCGCTGGCCCGCGATCGACTGGCCCGCCGCCTGGCACTCTCGGGGGCTCGCCCCGCCCGATCGTCCGGTGATCGCGTCGTCTGCTGGGACGATTTCTGGGGGGATCTCGGCGCGGGCCTGGCCGATCCCTTCCGGTGCCTGTCCCCGGCCGGGGCGAGGGCCGCGCTCCGGGAGGCGATCAACCGGGCCCGTTCGGCCGGCGAATTGACCGTCTCCGCCTCGGTCGCCGACTCCTCGGGCTTTCGCCGTCGTGTCGCCCGCCGCATCTCGCCCTGGATGGCCGCCGGCCGTGCCCCCGACGACCTGCCGTCGCCGA carries:
- a CDS encoding NUDIX hydrolase → MPPLPDPSPPPSARSQRPASWAREPEGDTSIEENWLFRLRRERYRSRSSGESHDYYVIHLADAVNVIALTPDRRILLVEQFRAGSAQDSLETPGGLLDPGEDPMEAGARELLEETGYAGNEPVLIGTVWSCPSLLTSRITTIMITDVRRVAEPECDAGEELRVELVPVREIPRLIRGGRIGHALAVQGLLWWLVSELPDTPFERPEVFRPGSRQFRIGSIMAAVAAVGVILGVLRSIVTTASIGAFFLLFVMMLVPAFVVVDRVLDPIPRSILTRSNPRIGRRGLMRLLATVGLSLILWLAGLLILIVATRG
- the pgsA gene encoding CDP-diacylglycerol--glycerol-3-phosphate 3-phosphatidyltransferase, translating into MSVEAGPSTAKKTVGIVNIPNALSVARLFLGAAALWLIEADRYGWALVVFLIAAITDTLDGYVARLLDQATAFGRQLDPMIDKLLIASVLIFLVAEPESGVSAWMASVIVIRELVIQWLRSMMEGRGVAFGSKWAGKMKTVLQCAAIVASLLALSLGTGAPGWVSIARDGLLWAAVLLTIYSGIEYFVAAAPRLREGRPAS
- a CDS encoding undecaprenyl-diphosphate phosphatase; the encoded protein is MSPTEALTLAVLQGLTEFLPVSSSGHLAIASALFRSIGAVESGPDGLFFAVMLHVGTLAAILVYYRRDARADARQLISGGPGRSKVVRNGFLAVVATLPAVVVGLTLKDSVDEAFQSVLVPGYSFLITAALLLATSRIGEGTKGPSQTTWRDALLVGLAQAVAITPGISRSGSTIAAGLALGFSRSWAVGFSLLMAVPAILGAAVLEVRDLDGRSLTPVAIALTAASTALSGLVGYGAIVWLVRIVRSGRLWYFSVYLVLLSAAVLGTSSLGVWSGSGTESGGTTVGQGRRSETLDGPPGVELDRSGEIGPGRGDLDHGDAAGPRSTGPPPGTLGGSPRPIVR
- a CDS encoding HAD family hydrolase — protein: MPSYKLLALDVDGTLIGRDGLVRPATAAAVARASAAGIRPVLCTGRRYRRARPVARQLGLDAPLVCNSGALVKDPGTHRTLWRADLGGELMVAVLDVLRSRGEPAVSIVDHEETPPDFLIPARPTGRHLFDDYVERNGQYALVDPDWMDRPERGSHFHLFAVGERDAMLEIEALLLLAAPGRLRTFVLHTSAYRGVMCEVLDTEASKWSAVLHLAERWGIGPDQIVAVGDDVNDLPMIRGAGLGVAMGQAPEVVREAADLVAPGFEDDGVAALIDGVLLA
- a CDS encoding sugar phosphate isomerase/epimerase family protein, which produces MTPAILLLATLPSASIPVQDPGLFDRENLVAWCIVPFDASHRGPRERAEMLQRLGIRRLAYDWRAEHLPSFDEELDALQRHGIELTALWFPTSLDEDARFLLDRLSARGLTPQLWVTGGGAPTPSPEERSARVAEEAARIRPIAEAAAKIGSEVALYNHGGWFGEPENQVAVIEALGMPNVGLVYNLHHGHSHLDRFPELLEFMKPRLLALNLNGMDPGGEAEGRKILVIGQGEEDARLLRVIRESGWHGPVGILDHVPEADAETQLRANLDGLRRTLGPPSP
- the rimO gene encoding 30S ribosomal protein S12 methylthiotransferase RimO, translating into MSSTPPIKGTFNFVSLGCPKNTVDSERMLGLLAQDGYVPVQNPDGADLVIVNTCGFIDAARDESLSVIREMIDRKRAGQIRGVVVAGCLAERQKDLLLEEVPEVDQVIGVFGREEVVRAADRILGGLDEQRTIFNPAPIRALEDTARLRITPRHLAYLKVSEGCSRFCTFCAIPYMRGKHVTKSIESVVAEARELAADGVVELNLVAQDMTYYGVDLYGRPRLAELLRELDRVDGIRWIRILYNYPNYFTDELYEALSGCEKVIPYLDMPLQHINDRLLKMMNRRHTRAETEEIIRRLRRAMPGLVLRTTFIVGFPGETEAEFEELLDYVKETRFERLGVFPYSFEPDTPAAKLPGHIDEDVRTERRDRVMEAQQPIAFGFNASLVGRTVEVLIDAPAPAELGPGVWAGRSHADAPDVDGLVFVRDRDLRPGDLVPCEILSSEGYDLTARPVKGVSPRRRIRARPKPRKAPPASPFTILPG